A single Perognathus longimembris pacificus isolate PPM17 chromosome 17, ASM2315922v1, whole genome shotgun sequence DNA region contains:
- the Gpr151 gene encoding LOW QUALITY PROTEIN: G-protein coupled receptor 151 (The sequence of the model RefSeq protein was modified relative to this genomic sequence to represent the inferred CDS: inserted 7 bases in 4 codons; substituted 3 bases at 3 genomic stop codons), with protein sequence MQQSWMEKVLWTAAFDDSSLRIANSSLKHLRFAGEGFPLDSKAWKTIIPVVLVAVCLVDFTGNLCVIGILLHSAWKGKPSLIHXLILNLSLADLSLLLSSALVHMMAYSRGIWDLGWFVYKSSDEFMHMCMAVKRLKTVAIAKVCFMNVSEXAKQVNIHNCSIXSVLGAVRAMASLLLLPAGFFSSTRYHTGVEMGLXVPSVSEEFISMFGNLCSLLEFYLLLLLANFYFWRVYGXCKKCKTKTQNLRNKMYPKQLTVLLAEHXNHLCSSVAPEMDSPLWVWHQEAKAPTISQVCINLAQVLMFSISSGNXIIFLLIYGEFKEDLGAQAKGNMRWLADIPTLPDVEQFGHEKDIILSMQEKDLSPWKHEKCGRVKSPQSTLAVSQDVSPSTALHQSDPEQADTGPARKNLFRGH encoded by the exons ATGCAGCAGAGCTGGATGGAAAAGGTGCTGTGGACAGCTGCCTTTGACGACTCCAGCCTCCGTATAGCAAACTCATCTTTGAAGCACCTCCGCTTTGCTGGAGAGGGCTTTCCCTTGGACTCCAAGGCCTGGAAAACCATCATCCCTGTGGTCTTGGTGGCTGTCTGCCTGGTGGACTTCACAGGGAACCTATGTGTGATTGGCATCCTCCTTCACAGTGCTTGGAAAGGAAAGCCATCTCTGATCCA CCTGATTCTGAATCTCAGCCTGGCTGATCTCTCCCTCCTGCTGTCTTCTGCACTTGTTCACATGATGGCATACTCCAGAGGTATTTGGGATCTTGGCTGGTTTGTCTACAAGTCTTCTGACGAgttcatgcacatgtgcatggcAGTGAAGAGACTAAAAACTGTTGCCATTGCCAAAGTGTGCTTCATGAATGTAAGTG CAGCCAAACAAGTAAATATCCACAACTGCTCCATCTGATCAGTGCTGGGGGCCGTCCGGGCCATGGCCAGCCTGCTACTTCTGCCAGCAGGGTTCTTTAGCTCCACCAGGTACCACACAGGTGTAGAAATGGGCCT TGTGCCATCTGTATCTGAAGAGTTTATTTCAATGTTTGGCAACCTCTGTTCTCTCCTAGAATTTTACCTCCTGTTACTTCTAGCCAACTTTTATTTCTGGAGAGTTTATGGCTAatgtaaaaaatgtaaaactaaaaCTCAAAACCTTAGGAACAAGATGTATCCAAAGCAACTCACAGTGCTGCTGGCTGAGCATTGAAATCATCTCTGCTCTTCTGTAGCTCCTGAAATGGATAGCCCACTGTGGGTGTGGCATCAGGAGGCTAAAGCCCCAACAATATCACAAGTTTGCATAAACCTGGCTCAAGTACTGATGTTTTCCATCTCTTCAGGAAA CATCATTTTTCTGCTGATATACGGAGAGTTCAAGGAAGACTTGGGAG CTCAGGCAAAGGGAAACATGAGATGGCTGGCTGACATTCCTACCCTCCCTGATGTAGAGCAGTTTGGGCATGAGAAGGACATCATCCTTTCTATGCAAGAAAAAGACCTTTCCCCCTGGAAACATGAAAAATGTGGCAGAGTTAAA TCGCCACAGAGCACCCTAGCTGTCTCCCAAGATGTGAGTCCCAGCACCGCGCTGCACCAGTCAGACCCGGAGCAGGCGGACACCGGCCCAGCCAGGAAGAATTTGTTCCGCGGACACTGA
- the LOC125365802 gene encoding LOW QUALITY PROTEIN: zinc finger protein 709-like (The sequence of the model RefSeq protein was modified relative to this genomic sequence to represent the inferred CDS: substituted 1 base at 1 genomic stop codon) — MQKLRMDSVTFEDVAIDFTLEEWALLNLSQRRLYTDVILETYSNLAFLGIRRENKKKDCKTPKRHVRNAMVERVSEETEVTFHVESIQQVWDNSVKKKTLTGITLSMNHAFEEIMLRHSPINVPLDVHSRNKNFEYQEYLGRNSNSKECGNPLGRSRNLKIHRNHIQKKPTEFKQCGETFISSSVCRIRETTHTEEKRYGCKQCGKSFTRSGHLRSHENTHTGEKLYGCKQCGKAFIALSNLRRHERTHTGEKPYRCKQCGKAFSQSSALRSHERIHTGEKPYGCKQCGKFFTRSSHLRSHEKTHTGEKPYGCKQCEKAFTAFSNLQVHERTHSGEKPYRCKQCGKASTTLSNLRNHERTHTGEKPYICKQCGKAFTQHIVLRNHERVHTGEKPYGCKQCGKLFTHSSYLQSHKRTHTGEKPYGCKQCGKAFTQASALRNHERTHTGEKPYGCKQCGKVFTQSSSLRNHERIHTGVKPYGCKQCGKLFTCFHHLXRHENTHTEEKPYGCKDWEKVFSAVRNFWNHKRIQSGKKPYRCQ; from the exons GATTCAGTGACCTTTGAAGATGTGGCCATAGACTTCACCTTGGAAGAATGGGCTTTGTTAAATCTTTCCCAAAGGAGGCTCTATACAGACGTGATTTTGGAAACATACAGCAACTTGGCCTTTCTAG gaataagaagagaaaataagaaaaaagactgCAAAACTCCTAAGAGACACGTAAG aaatgCAATGGTAGAGAGAGTCAGTGAAGAGACAGAAGTTACTTTTCATGTAGAATCTATACAACAGGTTTGGGACAATAGTGTAAAGAAGAAGACTCTTACTGGAATAACACTAAGTATGAACCATGCATTTGAGGAAATCATGCTGAGACATTCACCCATAAATGTACCCCTTGATGTTCACagtagaaacaaaaattttgaatATCAGGAATATTTAGGTAGGAATTCTAACTCTAAGGAATGTGGAAATCCTCTCGGGAGGTCGAGGAACCTAAAAATCCACAGAAATCACATCCAAAAGAAACCCACTGAATTTAAGCAATGTGGGGAAACCTTCATTTCTTCCAGTGTTTGTCGAATACGTGAAACAACTCATACAGAAGAGAAACGCTATGGATGTAAGCAATGTGGGAAATCATTCACTCGTTCTGGTCACCTTCGAAGCCATGAAAACACACATACTGGAGAGAAACTGTATGGATGTAAGCAATGTGGAAAAGCATTCATTGCTTTGAGTAACCTTCGAAGGCATGAAAGAACTCATACTGGAGAGAAGCCGTATAGATGTAAACAATGTGGTAAAGCATTTAGTCAGTCAAGTGCCCTTCGAAGCCATGAAAGAATTCACACTGGAGAAAAGCCTTATGGATGTAAGCAATGTGGGAAATTTTTCACCCGTTCCAGTCACCTTCGAAGCCATGAAAAgactcacactggagagaaaccctatgggtGTAAGCAATGTGAAAAAGCATTCACTGCCTTTAGTAACCTTCAAGTCCATGAGAGAACTCAcagtggagagaaaccctatagATGTAAGCAGTGTGGGAAAGCATCTACTACTTTGAGTAACCTTCGAAACCATGAAAGGACtcatactggagagaaaccctatataTGTAAACAATGTGGGAAAGCATTTACTCAGCACATTGTCCTTAGAAACCATGAAAGagttcacactggagagaaaccctatggatGTAAGCAATGTGGGAAATTATTTACTCATTCCAGTTACCTTCAAAGTCATAAAAGGACtcatactggagagaaaccctatggatGTAAGCAATGTGGGAAAGCATTTACTCAAGCCAGTGCCCTTCGAAACCATGAAAGgactcacactggagagaaaccctatggatGTAAGCAATGTGGGAAAGTATTTACTCAGTCTAGTTCCCTTCGAAACCATGAAAGAATTCACACTGGCGTGAAACCCTATGGATGTAAGCAATGTGGGAAATTATTCA cctgttttcatCATCTTTGAAGACATGAAAACACTCATACTGAAGAGAAACCCTATGGATGTAAGGACTGGGAGAAAGTTTTCAGTGCTGTTAGAAACTTTTGGAACCATAAAAGAATTCAAAGTGGAAAGAAACCCTATAGATGTCAGTGA